From Macaca mulatta isolate MMU2019108-1 chromosome 1, T2T-MMU8v2.0, whole genome shotgun sequence, the proteins below share one genomic window:
- the ODF2L gene encoding protein BCAP isoform X2 has translation MIPEKTNQGVNLKKGFSLCGEVAVKPPVNPFTEFMETAINDGSHSEELFSHLKTISEKEDLPRCTSESHLSCLKQDILNEKTELEATLKEAELVTCSIELLLPLFKDTIEKINFENANLSASNLKISEQKEILTKELDTFKSVKLALEHLLRERDYKQTGDNLPSMLLENLTDNESENTNLKKKVFEKEAHIQELSCLFQTEKANTLKANRFSQSVKVVHERLQIQIHKKEAENNKLKEYVKSLETKIAKWSLQLRMNKNEAVVMKEASRQIAVALKKASKVYKQRLDHFTGATEKLTSQIRDQEAKLSETISTSNAWKSHYEKIVIEKTELEVQIETMKKQIINLLEALKKMEDDGKNSCEEILRKIHSIEYENETLNLENTKLKTTLSALKDEVVSVENELLELQEVEKNQKTLVEMYKTQVQKLQEAAEIVKSRCENLLHKNNQITKTKNKNIEKMKGQMESHLKELERVCDSLMAAERRLHECQESLQCCKGKCADQEHTVRELQGQVDGNHSLLTKLSLEEENYLIQLKCENLQQKLEQMDTENKELEKKLANQEECLKHSNLKFKEKSAEYTALARQLEAALEEGRQKVAEEIEKMSSRERALQIKILDLETELRKKNEEQNQLVCKMSSKAQHQEVCLKEVQNSLEKSENQNESIKNYLQFLKTSYVTMFE, from the exons atgatccCTGAAAAGACAAATCAAGGggtgaatttaaaaaaag GTTTCAGCTTATGTGGAGAAGTTGCTGTGAAGCCACCTGTAAATCCATTTACTGAATTTATGGAGACGGCTATAAATGATGGAAGTCATTCAGAAGAACTCTTTTCCCATCTTAAAACTATATCAGAGAAAGAAGATTTACCACGGTGTACCAGTGAAAGTCATCTCAGCTG CCTGAAGCAGGACATCCTAAATGAAAAGACTGAATTGGAAGCGACACTTAAGGAAGCGGAGTTGGTAACTTGTTCTATAGAATTACTTTTGCCACTATTTAAGGACACCATTGAAaagattaattttgaaaat GCGAATCTTTCAGCATCGAATTTGAAGATTTCCGAACAGAAGGAAATATTAACAAAAGAATTAGACACTTTCAAAAGTGTAAAACTAGCTTTAGAACATCTTCTTAGAGAGCGAGACTACAAACAA ACAGGAGACAATTTACCCAGCATGTTGCTAGAAAATTTAACTGATAATGAAAGTGAAAATACT AATCTTAAGAAGAAGGTATTTGAAAAGGAGGCCCATATCCAAGaactttcttgtttgtttcagACTGAAAAG gCAAATACTTTGAAAGCAAACCGTTTTTCTCAATCAGTAAAAGTAGTACATGAACGACTACAGATCCAAATTCATAAAAAGGAAGCCGAGAACAATAAATTGAAAGAATACGTAaag agcttaGAAACCAAGATAGCCAAGTGGAGCCTGCAATTGAGAATGAATAAGAATGAGGCTGTAGTGATGAAAGAAGCAAGTAGGCAAATAGCTGTAGCTTTAAAAAAGGCATCTAAAGTTTACAAACAAAGGCTTGACCATTTTACAGGAGCTACTGAAAAACTTACTTCCCAAATTAGAGATCAG gaAGCCAAGTTGTCTGAAACAATTTCAACTTCCAATGCCTGGAAAAGTCATTATGAGAAAATTGTAATAGAAAAAACTGAATTGGAAGTACAGATTGAAACaatgaaaaa GCAAATCATCAATCTTTTGGAAGCTCTTAAGAAAATGGAAGACGATGGAAAAAATTCATGTGAAGAAATTCTTAGGAAAATTCACTCAATTGAATATGAAAATGAAACTCTGAATCTTGAGAATACAAAATTAAAG ACTACACTTTCTGCTTTGAAGGATGAAGTTGTTTCTGTTGAAAATGAACTCTTAGAATTGCAAGAAGtagaaaaaaaccagaaaacccTTGTTGAAATGTATAAAACTCAG GTACAAAAGTTGCAAGAAGCAGCTGAAATAGTAAAAAGCAGATGTGAAAATTTGCtacataaaaataaccaaataacaaaaaccaaaaataaaaatatagagaag ATGAAAGGCCAGATGGAGTCTCATCTGAAGGAGTTAGAGCGTGTCTGCGATTCCTTGATGGCAGCTGAACGGAGGCTTCACGAGTGTCAGGAGAGTCTGCAGTGCTGCAAGGGGAAGTGTGCAGACCAGGAACACACCGTTAGGGAGCTTCAGGGCCAG gttgaTGGAAATCACAGTCTTCTGACAAAGCTTTCTCTGGAAGAGGAAAACTATCTTATTCAGTTGAAGTGTGAAAACCTTCAACA aaaattagaacagATGGACACAGAAAATAAAGAGCTTGAGAAGAAGCTGGCAAACCAAGAAGAATGTCTTAAGCACAGCAATCTTAAGTTTAAAGAGAAATCTGCAGAATATACAGCATTGGCCAGACAACTGGAAGCCGCTTTAGAAGAAGGTAGACAAAAG GTTGctgaagaaatagagaaaatgtcATCTAGAGAGAGAgctttacaaattaaaatattagatcTGGAAACTGAGCTTAGAAAGAAAAACGAAGAACAAAATCAACTTGTTTGCAAAATGAGCAGT
- the ODF2L gene encoding protein BCAP isoform X1, which translates to MGIFDCTTRSTHPVPEGCNAGFSLCGEVAVKPPVNPFTEFMETAINDGSHSEELFSHLKTISEKEDLPRCTSESHLSCLKQDILNEKTELEATLKEAELVTCSIELLLPLFKDTIEKINFENANLSASNLKISEQKEILTKELDTFKSVKLALEHLLRERDYKQTGDNLPSMLLENLTDNESENTNLKKKVFEKEAHIQELSCLFQTEKANTLKANRFSQSVKVVHERLQIQIHKKEAENNKLKEYVKSLETKIAKWSLQLRMNKNEAVVMKEASRQIAVALKKASKVYKQRLDHFTGATEKLTSQIRDQEAKLSETISTSNAWKSHYEKIVIEKTELEVQIETMKKQIINLLEALKKMEDDGKNSCEEILRKIHSIEYENETLNLENTKLKTTLSALKDEVVSVENELLELQEVEKNQKTLVEMYKTQVQKLQEAAEIVKSRCENLLHKNNQITKTKNKNIEKMKGQMESHLKELERVCDSLMAAERRLHECQESLQCCKGKCADQEHTVRELQGQVDGNHSLLTKLSLEEENYLIQLKCENLQQKLEQMDTENKELEKKLANQEECLKHSNLKFKEKSAEYTALARQLEAALEEGRQKVAEEIEKMSSRERALQIKILDLETELRKKNEEQNQLVCKMSSKAQHQEVCLKEVQNSLEKSENQNESIKNYLQFLKTSYVTMFE; encoded by the exons GTTTCAGCTTATGTGGAGAAGTTGCTGTGAAGCCACCTGTAAATCCATTTACTGAATTTATGGAGACGGCTATAAATGATGGAAGTCATTCAGAAGAACTCTTTTCCCATCTTAAAACTATATCAGAGAAAGAAGATTTACCACGGTGTACCAGTGAAAGTCATCTCAGCTG CCTGAAGCAGGACATCCTAAATGAAAAGACTGAATTGGAAGCGACACTTAAGGAAGCGGAGTTGGTAACTTGTTCTATAGAATTACTTTTGCCACTATTTAAGGACACCATTGAAaagattaattttgaaaat GCGAATCTTTCAGCATCGAATTTGAAGATTTCCGAACAGAAGGAAATATTAACAAAAGAATTAGACACTTTCAAAAGTGTAAAACTAGCTTTAGAACATCTTCTTAGAGAGCGAGACTACAAACAA ACAGGAGACAATTTACCCAGCATGTTGCTAGAAAATTTAACTGATAATGAAAGTGAAAATACT AATCTTAAGAAGAAGGTATTTGAAAAGGAGGCCCATATCCAAGaactttcttgtttgtttcagACTGAAAAG gCAAATACTTTGAAAGCAAACCGTTTTTCTCAATCAGTAAAAGTAGTACATGAACGACTACAGATCCAAATTCATAAAAAGGAAGCCGAGAACAATAAATTGAAAGAATACGTAaag agcttaGAAACCAAGATAGCCAAGTGGAGCCTGCAATTGAGAATGAATAAGAATGAGGCTGTAGTGATGAAAGAAGCAAGTAGGCAAATAGCTGTAGCTTTAAAAAAGGCATCTAAAGTTTACAAACAAAGGCTTGACCATTTTACAGGAGCTACTGAAAAACTTACTTCCCAAATTAGAGATCAG gaAGCCAAGTTGTCTGAAACAATTTCAACTTCCAATGCCTGGAAAAGTCATTATGAGAAAATTGTAATAGAAAAAACTGAATTGGAAGTACAGATTGAAACaatgaaaaa GCAAATCATCAATCTTTTGGAAGCTCTTAAGAAAATGGAAGACGATGGAAAAAATTCATGTGAAGAAATTCTTAGGAAAATTCACTCAATTGAATATGAAAATGAAACTCTGAATCTTGAGAATACAAAATTAAAG ACTACACTTTCTGCTTTGAAGGATGAAGTTGTTTCTGTTGAAAATGAACTCTTAGAATTGCAAGAAGtagaaaaaaaccagaaaacccTTGTTGAAATGTATAAAACTCAG GTACAAAAGTTGCAAGAAGCAGCTGAAATAGTAAAAAGCAGATGTGAAAATTTGCtacataaaaataaccaaataacaaaaaccaaaaataaaaatatagagaag ATGAAAGGCCAGATGGAGTCTCATCTGAAGGAGTTAGAGCGTGTCTGCGATTCCTTGATGGCAGCTGAACGGAGGCTTCACGAGTGTCAGGAGAGTCTGCAGTGCTGCAAGGGGAAGTGTGCAGACCAGGAACACACCGTTAGGGAGCTTCAGGGCCAG gttgaTGGAAATCACAGTCTTCTGACAAAGCTTTCTCTGGAAGAGGAAAACTATCTTATTCAGTTGAAGTGTGAAAACCTTCAACA aaaattagaacagATGGACACAGAAAATAAAGAGCTTGAGAAGAAGCTGGCAAACCAAGAAGAATGTCTTAAGCACAGCAATCTTAAGTTTAAAGAGAAATCTGCAGAATATACAGCATTGGCCAGACAACTGGAAGCCGCTTTAGAAGAAGGTAGACAAAAG GTTGctgaagaaatagagaaaatgtcATCTAGAGAGAGAgctttacaaattaaaatattagatcTGGAAACTGAGCTTAGAAAGAAAAACGAAGAACAAAATCAACTTGTTTGCAAAATGAGCAGT
- the ODF2L gene encoding protein BCAP isoform X4 translates to METAINDGSHSEELFSHLKTISEKEDLPRCTSESHLSCLKQDILNEKTELEATLKEAELVTCSIELLLPLFKDTIEKINFENANLSASNLKISEQKEILTKELDTFKSVKLALEHLLRERDYKQTGDNLPSMLLENLTDNESENTNLKKKVFEKEAHIQELSCLFQTEKANTLKANRFSQSVKVVHERLQIQIHKKEAENNKLKEYVKSLETKIAKWSLQLRMNKNEAVVMKEASRQIAVALKKASKVYKQRLDHFTGATEKLTSQIRDQEAKLSETISTSNAWKSHYEKIVIEKTELEVQIETMKKQIINLLEALKKMEDDGKNSCEEILRKIHSIEYENETLNLENTKLKTTLSALKDEVVSVENELLELQEVEKNQKTLVEMYKTQVQKLQEAAEIVKSRCENLLHKNNQITKTKNKNIEKMKGQMESHLKELERVCDSLMAAERRLHECQESLQCCKGKCADQEHTVRELQGQVDGNHSLLTKLSLEEENYLIQLKCENLQQKLEQMDTENKELEKKLANQEECLKHSNLKFKEKSAEYTALARQLEAALEEGRQKVAEEIEKMSSRERALQIKILDLETELRKKNEEQNQLVCKMSSN, encoded by the exons ATGGAGACGGCTATAAATGATGGAAGTCATTCAGAAGAACTCTTTTCCCATCTTAAAACTATATCAGAGAAAGAAGATTTACCACGGTGTACCAGTGAAAGTCATCTCAGCTG CCTGAAGCAGGACATCCTAAATGAAAAGACTGAATTGGAAGCGACACTTAAGGAAGCGGAGTTGGTAACTTGTTCTATAGAATTACTTTTGCCACTATTTAAGGACACCATTGAAaagattaattttgaaaat GCGAATCTTTCAGCATCGAATTTGAAGATTTCCGAACAGAAGGAAATATTAACAAAAGAATTAGACACTTTCAAAAGTGTAAAACTAGCTTTAGAACATCTTCTTAGAGAGCGAGACTACAAACAA ACAGGAGACAATTTACCCAGCATGTTGCTAGAAAATTTAACTGATAATGAAAGTGAAAATACT AATCTTAAGAAGAAGGTATTTGAAAAGGAGGCCCATATCCAAGaactttcttgtttgtttcagACTGAAAAG gCAAATACTTTGAAAGCAAACCGTTTTTCTCAATCAGTAAAAGTAGTACATGAACGACTACAGATCCAAATTCATAAAAAGGAAGCCGAGAACAATAAATTGAAAGAATACGTAaag agcttaGAAACCAAGATAGCCAAGTGGAGCCTGCAATTGAGAATGAATAAGAATGAGGCTGTAGTGATGAAAGAAGCAAGTAGGCAAATAGCTGTAGCTTTAAAAAAGGCATCTAAAGTTTACAAACAAAGGCTTGACCATTTTACAGGAGCTACTGAAAAACTTACTTCCCAAATTAGAGATCAG gaAGCCAAGTTGTCTGAAACAATTTCAACTTCCAATGCCTGGAAAAGTCATTATGAGAAAATTGTAATAGAAAAAACTGAATTGGAAGTACAGATTGAAACaatgaaaaa GCAAATCATCAATCTTTTGGAAGCTCTTAAGAAAATGGAAGACGATGGAAAAAATTCATGTGAAGAAATTCTTAGGAAAATTCACTCAATTGAATATGAAAATGAAACTCTGAATCTTGAGAATACAAAATTAAAG ACTACACTTTCTGCTTTGAAGGATGAAGTTGTTTCTGTTGAAAATGAACTCTTAGAATTGCAAGAAGtagaaaaaaaccagaaaacccTTGTTGAAATGTATAAAACTCAG GTACAAAAGTTGCAAGAAGCAGCTGAAATAGTAAAAAGCAGATGTGAAAATTTGCtacataaaaataaccaaataacaaaaaccaaaaataaaaatatagagaag ATGAAAGGCCAGATGGAGTCTCATCTGAAGGAGTTAGAGCGTGTCTGCGATTCCTTGATGGCAGCTGAACGGAGGCTTCACGAGTGTCAGGAGAGTCTGCAGTGCTGCAAGGGGAAGTGTGCAGACCAGGAACACACCGTTAGGGAGCTTCAGGGCCAG gttgaTGGAAATCACAGTCTTCTGACAAAGCTTTCTCTGGAAGAGGAAAACTATCTTATTCAGTTGAAGTGTGAAAACCTTCAACA aaaattagaacagATGGACACAGAAAATAAAGAGCTTGAGAAGAAGCTGGCAAACCAAGAAGAATGTCTTAAGCACAGCAATCTTAAGTTTAAAGAGAAATCTGCAGAATATACAGCATTGGCCAGACAACTGGAAGCCGCTTTAGAAGAAGGTAGACAAAAG GTTGctgaagaaatagagaaaatgtcATCTAGAGAGAGAgctttacaaattaaaatattagatcTGGAAACTGAGCTTAGAAAGAAAAACGAAGAACAAAATCAACTTGTTTGCAAAATGAGCAGT
- the ODF2L gene encoding protein BCAP isoform X3 → METAINDGSHSEELFSHLKTISEKEDLPRCTSESHLSCLKQDILNEKTELEATLKEAELVTCSIELLLPLFKDTIEKINFENANLSASNLKISEQKEILTKELDTFKSVKLALEHLLRERDYKQTGDNLPSMLLENLTDNESENTNLKKKVFEKEAHIQELSCLFQTEKANTLKANRFSQSVKVVHERLQIQIHKKEAENNKLKEYVKSLETKIAKWSLQLRMNKNEAVVMKEASRQIAVALKKASKVYKQRLDHFTGATEKLTSQIRDQEAKLSETISTSNAWKSHYEKIVIEKTELEVQIETMKKQIINLLEALKKMEDDGKNSCEEILRKIHSIEYENETLNLENTKLKTTLSALKDEVVSVENELLELQEVEKNQKTLVEMYKTQVQKLQEAAEIVKSRCENLLHKNNQITKTKNKNIEKMKGQMESHLKELERVCDSLMAAERRLHECQESLQCCKGKCADQEHTVRELQGQVDGNHSLLTKLSLEEENYLIQLKCENLQQKLEQMDTENKELEKKLANQEECLKHSNLKFKEKSAEYTALARQLEAALEEGRQKVAEEIEKMSSRERALQIKILDLETELRKKNEEQNQLVCKMSSKAQHQEVCLKEVQNSLEKSENQNESIKNYLQFLKTSYVTMFE, encoded by the exons ATGGAGACGGCTATAAATGATGGAAGTCATTCAGAAGAACTCTTTTCCCATCTTAAAACTATATCAGAGAAAGAAGATTTACCACGGTGTACCAGTGAAAGTCATCTCAGCTG CCTGAAGCAGGACATCCTAAATGAAAAGACTGAATTGGAAGCGACACTTAAGGAAGCGGAGTTGGTAACTTGTTCTATAGAATTACTTTTGCCACTATTTAAGGACACCATTGAAaagattaattttgaaaat GCGAATCTTTCAGCATCGAATTTGAAGATTTCCGAACAGAAGGAAATATTAACAAAAGAATTAGACACTTTCAAAAGTGTAAAACTAGCTTTAGAACATCTTCTTAGAGAGCGAGACTACAAACAA ACAGGAGACAATTTACCCAGCATGTTGCTAGAAAATTTAACTGATAATGAAAGTGAAAATACT AATCTTAAGAAGAAGGTATTTGAAAAGGAGGCCCATATCCAAGaactttcttgtttgtttcagACTGAAAAG gCAAATACTTTGAAAGCAAACCGTTTTTCTCAATCAGTAAAAGTAGTACATGAACGACTACAGATCCAAATTCATAAAAAGGAAGCCGAGAACAATAAATTGAAAGAATACGTAaag agcttaGAAACCAAGATAGCCAAGTGGAGCCTGCAATTGAGAATGAATAAGAATGAGGCTGTAGTGATGAAAGAAGCAAGTAGGCAAATAGCTGTAGCTTTAAAAAAGGCATCTAAAGTTTACAAACAAAGGCTTGACCATTTTACAGGAGCTACTGAAAAACTTACTTCCCAAATTAGAGATCAG gaAGCCAAGTTGTCTGAAACAATTTCAACTTCCAATGCCTGGAAAAGTCATTATGAGAAAATTGTAATAGAAAAAACTGAATTGGAAGTACAGATTGAAACaatgaaaaa GCAAATCATCAATCTTTTGGAAGCTCTTAAGAAAATGGAAGACGATGGAAAAAATTCATGTGAAGAAATTCTTAGGAAAATTCACTCAATTGAATATGAAAATGAAACTCTGAATCTTGAGAATACAAAATTAAAG ACTACACTTTCTGCTTTGAAGGATGAAGTTGTTTCTGTTGAAAATGAACTCTTAGAATTGCAAGAAGtagaaaaaaaccagaaaacccTTGTTGAAATGTATAAAACTCAG GTACAAAAGTTGCAAGAAGCAGCTGAAATAGTAAAAAGCAGATGTGAAAATTTGCtacataaaaataaccaaataacaaaaaccaaaaataaaaatatagagaag ATGAAAGGCCAGATGGAGTCTCATCTGAAGGAGTTAGAGCGTGTCTGCGATTCCTTGATGGCAGCTGAACGGAGGCTTCACGAGTGTCAGGAGAGTCTGCAGTGCTGCAAGGGGAAGTGTGCAGACCAGGAACACACCGTTAGGGAGCTTCAGGGCCAG gttgaTGGAAATCACAGTCTTCTGACAAAGCTTTCTCTGGAAGAGGAAAACTATCTTATTCAGTTGAAGTGTGAAAACCTTCAACA aaaattagaacagATGGACACAGAAAATAAAGAGCTTGAGAAGAAGCTGGCAAACCAAGAAGAATGTCTTAAGCACAGCAATCTTAAGTTTAAAGAGAAATCTGCAGAATATACAGCATTGGCCAGACAACTGGAAGCCGCTTTAGAAGAAGGTAGACAAAAG GTTGctgaagaaatagagaaaatgtcATCTAGAGAGAGAgctttacaaattaaaatattagatcTGGAAACTGAGCTTAGAAAGAAAAACGAAGAACAAAATCAACTTGTTTGCAAAATGAGCAGT
- the ODF2L gene encoding protein BCAP isoform X5, with protein sequence MLLENLTDNESENTNLKKKVFEKEAHIQELSCLFQTEKANTLKANRFSQSVKVVHERLQIQIHKKEAENNKLKEYVKSLETKIAKWSLQLRMNKNEAVVMKEASRQIAVALKKASKVYKQRLDHFTGATEKLTSQIRDQEAKLSETISTSNAWKSHYEKIVIEKTELEVQIETMKKQIINLLEALKKMEDDGKNSCEEILRKIHSIEYENETLNLENTKLKTTLSALKDEVVSVENELLELQEVEKNQKTLVEMYKTQVQKLQEAAEIVKSRCENLLHKNNQITKTKNKNIEKMKGQMESHLKELERVCDSLMAAERRLHECQESLQCCKGKCADQEHTVRELQGQVDGNHSLLTKLSLEEENYLIQLKCENLQQKLEQMDTENKELEKKLANQEECLKHSNLKFKEKSAEYTALARQLEAALEEGRQKVAEEIEKMSSRERALQIKILDLETELRKKNEEQNQLVCKMSSKAQHQEVCLKEVQNSLEKSENQNESIKNYLQFLKTSYVTMFE encoded by the exons ATGTTGCTAGAAAATTTAACTGATAATGAAAGTGAAAATACT AATCTTAAGAAGAAGGTATTTGAAAAGGAGGCCCATATCCAAGaactttcttgtttgtttcagACTGAAAAG gCAAATACTTTGAAAGCAAACCGTTTTTCTCAATCAGTAAAAGTAGTACATGAACGACTACAGATCCAAATTCATAAAAAGGAAGCCGAGAACAATAAATTGAAAGAATACGTAaag agcttaGAAACCAAGATAGCCAAGTGGAGCCTGCAATTGAGAATGAATAAGAATGAGGCTGTAGTGATGAAAGAAGCAAGTAGGCAAATAGCTGTAGCTTTAAAAAAGGCATCTAAAGTTTACAAACAAAGGCTTGACCATTTTACAGGAGCTACTGAAAAACTTACTTCCCAAATTAGAGATCAG gaAGCCAAGTTGTCTGAAACAATTTCAACTTCCAATGCCTGGAAAAGTCATTATGAGAAAATTGTAATAGAAAAAACTGAATTGGAAGTACAGATTGAAACaatgaaaaa GCAAATCATCAATCTTTTGGAAGCTCTTAAGAAAATGGAAGACGATGGAAAAAATTCATGTGAAGAAATTCTTAGGAAAATTCACTCAATTGAATATGAAAATGAAACTCTGAATCTTGAGAATACAAAATTAAAG ACTACACTTTCTGCTTTGAAGGATGAAGTTGTTTCTGTTGAAAATGAACTCTTAGAATTGCAAGAAGtagaaaaaaaccagaaaacccTTGTTGAAATGTATAAAACTCAG GTACAAAAGTTGCAAGAAGCAGCTGAAATAGTAAAAAGCAGATGTGAAAATTTGCtacataaaaataaccaaataacaaaaaccaaaaataaaaatatagagaag ATGAAAGGCCAGATGGAGTCTCATCTGAAGGAGTTAGAGCGTGTCTGCGATTCCTTGATGGCAGCTGAACGGAGGCTTCACGAGTGTCAGGAGAGTCTGCAGTGCTGCAAGGGGAAGTGTGCAGACCAGGAACACACCGTTAGGGAGCTTCAGGGCCAG gttgaTGGAAATCACAGTCTTCTGACAAAGCTTTCTCTGGAAGAGGAAAACTATCTTATTCAGTTGAAGTGTGAAAACCTTCAACA aaaattagaacagATGGACACAGAAAATAAAGAGCTTGAGAAGAAGCTGGCAAACCAAGAAGAATGTCTTAAGCACAGCAATCTTAAGTTTAAAGAGAAATCTGCAGAATATACAGCATTGGCCAGACAACTGGAAGCCGCTTTAGAAGAAGGTAGACAAAAG GTTGctgaagaaatagagaaaatgtcATCTAGAGAGAGAgctttacaaattaaaatattagatcTGGAAACTGAGCTTAGAAAGAAAAACGAAGAACAAAATCAACTTGTTTGCAAAATGAGCAGT